The Halosimplex litoreum genome has a window encoding:
- a CDS encoding TetR/AcrR family transcriptional regulator codes for MTDDAADASATTEGDPPGDSEGDQPDDEPAETAADGGDGPSTEDEIRWAAIDVLVEHGFDEFTTQAVADAAGVSQSLVHYYFETKADLVRSMFERGLDVTTAQVESAVDDDDPRERLVGLARYLLRGEGVDEPVQFNRMVLGLQSRAPYDEDLRDVVAYNHSFLREYVVEAVEEGIDSGRFREVDPEVFAAAYVAAMRSANDWRAIFGDEGDWDLVLAGLEAIVDDYLVREDHE; via the coding sequence GTGACCGACGACGCCGCGGACGCGAGCGCGACGACGGAGGGCGATCCGCCGGGCGACAGTGAGGGGGACCAGCCAGACGACGAGCCGGCTGAGACGGCGGCGGACGGCGGTGACGGCCCCTCGACCGAGGACGAGATCCGGTGGGCGGCGATCGACGTGCTGGTCGAGCACGGGTTCGACGAGTTCACCACCCAGGCGGTCGCCGACGCGGCGGGCGTGAGTCAGTCGCTCGTTCACTACTACTTCGAGACGAAGGCCGACCTCGTGCGGTCGATGTTCGAGCGGGGACTCGACGTCACGACCGCACAGGTCGAGTCCGCCGTCGACGACGACGACCCCCGCGAGCGACTGGTCGGGCTGGCGCGGTACCTGCTCCGCGGCGAGGGCGTCGACGAGCCCGTCCAGTTCAACCGGATGGTGCTCGGACTGCAGTCGCGGGCGCCCTACGACGAGGACCTGCGCGACGTGGTCGCGTACAATCACTCCTTTCTCCGGGAGTACGTCGTCGAGGCCGTCGAGGAGGGGATCGACTCGGGACGGTTCCGCGAGGTGGACCCCGAGGTGTTCGCCGCCGCCTACGTCGCGGCGATGCGGAGCGCGAACGACTGGCGGGCCATCTTCGGCGACGAGGGCGACTGGGACCTGGTCCTCGCCGGGCTCGAGGCGATCGTCGACGACTACCTCGTCCGGGAGGACCACGAGTGA